The window GATGGCAAGCGTCTTGTGCCGGCTGCTCTCACGAAGCGCGTGAGCGTGTGTTTCATAGTGGCCGCTCGTTGATTTGCCAGATCGCCATGGCCACGGCGAGCGTGCCCCTACCCCCCAAAACCCGAAGGGAACGCGTGACAGCCCATCCGTTCGGCGGCAAGCGATATCCGGTGATGCGGCGAAGAGTGCGCTGCGGCCCCCTACAACTTCAGGTAAATCCCCTTTTTCTCCATGCTGCGCACCACCAGGTAGATGACGCCGAAGTACACGGCGAAAGCGGCCGCCACGTACCACGACGGCGCGTCGCTCGGCACAAAGGGCTCGACGGCATTGCCCACCAGGTTGTGTACGATCCACGCCAACAGGGCGTTGGAACCGAACGTGCGAAACAGGCCCAGTTGCCAGCCCCACTTGTCGCACACGACATAGAACAGCGCGTACAGGGCCAGGGCGAAGCCGGCCGCGAACACGTGGTACGAGGGGGTGGCGGCCCGCTGGCTCATCATCCAATAGTTGCGCTTGCGCAGGTCGGTGTTCGGCGGGGCCACGAACGGCGGCTCAGCCCATTGCCACGACCAATCGCGCCACCGCTCGCTGTCGGGGATGACCCCATCGGGAGCGATCTCCTGTTCGTGCAACTCGGCCACGCGATGCTCGGGCACGTTGTAAAGCGTGGTCAGGCCGGATAGACCCCAACCGATGCCCATCAGGATCGCGCCCCAGGCGAGCATGCGGACGACGCGTCCCCAACCTTGGCCTGACAGCACGGTATCGCAGGCCAGCGTGCCGACGATCGTGGGGACGCTCCAGGTGAGGAAGCCCAACGGCCCGCCGTCGACGCCGTGGGACAGCACCCAGTCGAAATAGAACCAGTGCGAGAGGAAAACCTGCAGCCCGACCGACAGCAGCATGTACACCACGCGCACGCCGGCGCCGGCGCGGATCACCGGCGTGATCCACAGGCTCGTGGCCGCGATGTGCATGAGCGGGCTGGCGAACCAGGCTTTGGTGACGGGGATCTCGAAGATCTCCCACCAGCCCATGTGCGTGAGCTGATCCCAATGCTGGGCCCGCGCTTGAACGTGCTCGATGATCAAGGCCACGAGCGCCAGGCCCAGCAGTCGTTTTATGACGTGCCCGTATGCCGACAGCAACCCTTCGCTGGAGGCGCGCCGCCCGAAGGTCAGCCGATAGGCGAACCCCACCGCAAAAAAGAATTGCGGCATGATCGTGTCGGCGTAACTGCAGTACGTGTTGTGATGCTTGAGAATAAGCGGCGTCGCAGCGTAAGCGCCGACGAAATTCACGAACACCATCCCCACCACGGTGTAACCGCGGAACTGATCCAGCGACGACAGGCGGGACTTGGGGACGGCGGCAGCAGTGGCGGCAGTCGTAGACATAAAAGGCGGGCGGGGCAGGCAGGTGGGCGAATCGGCTGAGGCAACGATTCTATCCTAGCTGCTGGGTACGGGCTACGCACGCCATTGCCGCCAACGTTCGCCAACGTTCGATTGCTCCTCCCCATCCCAACGGTCATAATCGTCGAAGGCTCGCTCGTGCACGGCGCGCCGGTGAACAGACGAGAGGTCGGGCGGATGAAATACATCCTTTCACTCTGCGCGCTGCTGCACTGTGTTGGCGTGGCCGGCGCCGATCCCTTGAAAGGTGTCGTCGTTTGTTACAACGGCCAGCCCGCCCCTGGCGCCACGATAAGCGCCGCGCGCATCTTCCATTCCCCTCCGTGGCGCGCCACGGTGACCGCCGCCGCAGATGGGGCGTTCAGCATCGATCTGCCGCGCTGCGCGGGCAGCGAGCGATACATTATCGCCGTCCGGCACCAGAACGAAGGAGCCGAGTTCTACGAGACACTCGACGCGCAAGGGAAATCCGTCCGGCTCGAAGGGCAATCGCTTCCTCCGATGACGGTGCATCTGCGTCCCGGAGGCGCGTTGCGTGGCCGCGTTCTCCAGGCCGAGGACGACCGCCCCATTCCGGGCGCCAGGCTCTTTCTCGATACAGGGGAAGTTCTTACGACCGACGAGCGCGGCGCCTTTCGGCTAACCGGACTCACCATGAAGGATCATAATTTGATCCCGGTGGCCGCCGGGCGCGTGCGCCCTTACGTGCTTTTTGATAATACGCACCGACCCGACTGTGAACTCGACTTGCGCTTGCCCCGCGGGGCCACGATACGCGGTCGCATCCTCGATGAGCGTGGCGATCCGATCACCAACGCGTACCTCACGCGCCGTTCTTCAGGAACGTCTTCGACGTTGAATGGTTGGGATCAGTTGGCGGAGCCCGACGGCACTTTCGTTTACAGCGGCATTTCCGCCGAGCGGCTGTTCTACAGCTTGCAGGCCGAAGCCCCCGGCTACAGCACCGCCTCGCTCTCAGCGGAAGTTGCTGACCCCGACGCCGTTATCCAAAAGATCGTGCGCTTGAAACGACACGATGTCGAACATCAAGAAAATGAGGATGCCAAACCCGGACCGGTTCCCGTAGCTGCGACCACGGAATTGCCTCGCCGCACCATCACTGGGACCGTGAAGGATCCGGAGGGGAAACCACGTGCCGGGGTTTCGGTGCGGTGGGGTGCTCACCAGTGGGATCCATCGGTTCCCTCGACCGAGACCGATAGCGACGGGCGCTACACGCTGGCACGCGTTCCTCAGGGCACTGGAGCGCTGTTGTTCGTGGCCGAGGGCTGCGCACCGCAGTTTGCCACCTTGCCCGACGAGGGAAATCGTCTCGACGTTCAATTGGCGGCAGGTACGAGTGTGCGCGGCGTGGTCAAGGGAGCGACCGGCAAACCGGTGGCCGGCGTGCGTATCGTGCCTCTCACGCACTGCCTCGACACCGGGTTCGGCAATCCGATATGGCTTTCCGAGCGCGCCGTGTCGACCGATTCCGAGGGCCGCTTTGCCATCGCGGCGTTGCCGGCGGCTGTCACCTTCGACATTCTCAAAGAAGGCTACAGCGAAAAACGGAACCAGGCGCTCG of the Pirellulales bacterium genome contains:
- a CDS encoding heparan-alpha-glucosaminide N-acetyltransferase domain-containing protein, translating into MSTTAATAAAVPKSRLSSLDQFRGYTVVGMVFVNFVGAYAATPLILKHHNTYCSYADTIMPQFFFAVGFAYRLTFGRRASSEGLLSAYGHVIKRLLGLALVALIIEHVQARAQHWDQLTHMGWWEIFEIPVTKAWFASPLMHIAATSLWITPVIRAGAGVRVVYMLLSVGLQVFLSHWFYFDWVLSHGVDGGPLGFLTWSVPTIVGTLACDTVLSGQGWGRVVRMLAWGAILMGIGWGLSGLTTLYNVPEHRVAELHEQEIAPDGVIPDSERWRDWSWQWAEPPFVAPPNTDLRKRNYWMMSQRAATPSYHVFAAGFALALYALFYVVCDKWGWQLGLFRTFGSNALLAWIVHNLVGNAVEPFVPSDAPSWYVAAAFAVYFGVIYLVVRSMEKKGIYLKL
- a CDS encoding carboxypeptidase regulatory-like domain-containing protein, yielding MKYILSLCALLHCVGVAGADPLKGVVVCYNGQPAPGATISAARIFHSPPWRATVTAAADGAFSIDLPRCAGSERYIIAVRHQNEGAEFYETLDAQGKSVRLEGQSLPPMTVHLRPGGALRGRVLQAEDDRPIPGARLFLDTGEVLTTDERGAFRLTGLTMKDHNLIPVAAGRVRPYVLFDNTHRPDCELDLRLPRGATIRGRILDERGDPITNAYLTRRSSGTSSTLNGWDQLAEPDGTFVYSGISAERLFYSLQAEAPGYSTASLSAEVADPDAVIQKIVRLKRHDVEHQENEDAKPGPVPVAATTELPRRTITGTVKDPEGKPRAGVSVRWGAHQWDPSVPSTETDSDGRYTLARVPQGTGALLFVAEGCAPQFATLPDEGNRLDVQLAAGTSVRGVVKGATGKPVAGVRIVPLTHCLDTGFGNPIWLSERAVSTDSEGRFAIAALPAAVTFDILKEGYSEKRNQALELGGAENEVQLQTGGGVRGVVVDQQGKPVRDFKIRLMIPRGLQQGEQAGGYYAGYDWYGALFTRDDGVFVLSALGAEHWGRLLVSSPGVGKAVLNRVQAHSLEDLPPADALRIPLKPFTPVQARVLDARTGKPIAGAVVSLLEDEHDFSQGFQWGYHDLWANRARTDAEGRATIREPACDDGTILVTAEGFARRHLPWTQDSGELQISLEPAATIEGEVRMEDRFFVGGWVRITSADKDSYNAALDDRAGRFLFEMLPAGEYTFEVHSRSNQRLYARQLKLEAGQNYRENVQLPYIDPMDAAKKAPAAAPR